Within the Diceros bicornis minor isolate mBicDic1 chromosome 27, mDicBic1.mat.cur, whole genome shotgun sequence genome, the region TGCCGAGTGCACGCCCGTCAGCTGCCAGCCTGCCGTGTGCACGCCCGTCAGCTGCCAGTCAGCCGTGTGCATGCCCGTCAGCTGCCAGCCTGCCGTGTGCACGCCCGTCAGCTGCCAGTCAGCTGTGTGCACGCCCGTCAGCTGCCAGCCCGCTGTGTATGTGGCCCCCTTCTGCCAGTCCTCTGGGTGCTGCCAGCCCGCCTGCCCCACCCTGGTCTGCAGACCAGTCTCCTGTAGCTCCCCTTGCTGCTATTGACCACAATTCCCTTACTCAGCTGCTCTCCGTGCAGACGGGTCCACACCTGTACCCCTCCCAGAACaagtcctctctgggcctccaggtTCTGCACGTGGCAGATGAAAAGCATGTTCAATGAAGCCTCTGACCTCCAGCGTGAGAATGTGGCAGGATGATCTGGATCCCTCTATGACCCTGTGCATCCCCTCAGGGAAGCCCTGGTTCCCAaggtccttctctgtctccagcaGGAAACCAAACCCCATGTGAGCCAAATAAATCATGTTTTCCAATGCAGCTTGTCCCTCTATTTTATCTTCATATAGTTTTGAAGTTCATCCCTTGAAGGTGTTTACAAATCGTAAGCACAGCAGCCCCTCCTCAAAGAGCCCTCTTCCCGATGCCTCAGCTGAAGGTGGGGGCCCTTGGTGGatggagggggtggggaaggcgCTGTCCCCACCT harbors:
- the LOC131392941 gene encoding keratin-associated protein 12-2-like; the encoded protein is MCHTGCSSGCQPACSVPSPCQASCYVPVSCKPAVCTPVSCKPAVCTPVNCQPAVCTPVNCQPAECTPVSCQPAVCTPVSCQSAVCMPVSCQPAVCTPVSCQSAVCTPVSCQPAVYVAPFCQSSGCCQPACPTLVCRPVSCSSPCCY